CCCCACGTGGATATAGTTATACACGGTTGGCCCACAAACATACATCTTGACTTTGCCGTCCTCAATCGGGACAAATTCTCGCAAATCACGAGACATAGTGTCATAGATTTTAATCATAAATCATAGTCAGGAAATCCAAAATCCAAGAACAATTAGTTTCATCACTAAGAGTTCAATTGAATTTCAGTCCGAATGTCTCTACACTTCGGAATCCCTTGCTCCTTTCGCATTCAGATAAACCACTTGGGTTTGTTTGACAAAGCCAATCTTTTCATATAAGCGCTTGGCACCTACATTGCTATCTTCCACTGCAATCTGAAATTCCTTATCATTTTGCTCAATTAGTTGGTTGACAAGGGATTTTGCTAAGTAGCTTCCATAGCCTTTCCCACGTTCAGGTTCAGATATTGCTAAACCGTAGAAGTAATTCGTATTAGTCGATAAATCTACCGTGCAAGTTCCAATAACCTGACCGTCTTTTAACAAAATATATAAGCGACTTTCTGGATCCTTCAGAGCTTCAGCGACATATCTATCAACAATCTCTCTAGACTCATGTTCCTCTGAGAATGCCTGAAATTTTAACTGACTAATTTGCTCCTGATACGAACTATCTGCTAACAAAACTTCAAGATTAGAAAAATTTGCTAACTGATAAGGTTTTCTATCCTTACCTAACCAAGTTTCTGTATCCTCGTCCTCGACCAATCCCCAGTTGCTGGCAAAATCAGGATGACGTTCTAGAAAAATACGTTCTGTCTGAAAAGTCACTGAACGAATAGAGAAAGAAGCCGTTTCTTTCTCAAAACTAGTAAACAATGCACGCGCAATTCCCTGATGGCGATGATCTGGATGAACCAGTATCGTCACTTCCACATCTTGGTCATCAGCATAGACAGTTAAGAGACCAACAAGTTCGCCTTTTTCATAATAAAGGAAAAAGGCGGGCATGTTTGGGTCAAAATTAAGCATGTTAGAAAGATAGGGATCACGATAGGTACCGTCATAGTTTTGGCAATAGTTAATTAGTTTTTTCGCCTCAGATAGCTCCTCTTGGCTTAACTTGTTTCTTGCTTGAATCATATAGGTACCCTCTACAAACCAGACGATCTGTGACTGGCATCTTTAGATTGCTCGAGTTTATTGACGTAGTACTCTCGTTTTTCTTCGACTTCGTGGATCGTCGGTTCATCCTTCTGTCCATGAACTCGGACAATCTTAGCCGGAATACCGACAACCGTCACATCACTAGGTACGTCTGCCACGACAACTGCTGCTGCACCGACCTTGGCATTTTCACCAATTTCCACTGGTCCAATGACTTGGGCATGAGCGGATATTAAAGCTCCTTTTCGCACGGTTGGATGGCGTTTGCCACAGTCTTTTCCTGTCCCACCAAGAGTTACTCCGTGGTAAAGCATAACACCTTTTTCAACAATCGCAGTCTCTCCGATAACCAGGCCTGAACCATGGTCAATAAAGACTCCAGAGTCGATTTGAGCACCTGGATGAATCTCAATCTGAGTCCAAAAGCGCCAAAACTGACTGTGCATACGAGCCAAGAGTTTGAAGCCATGCTTCCAGAGAAAATGCGAAAGACGGTGGGCCGCCAAGGCCTTGACACCTGGATAAGTCAGTAAAACCTCCAAAGTGGTGCGGGCCGCTGGATCATTTTCTTTTACGATATCAATGGTTTCGCGCCACCATCCCATACATTTCTCCTTTTCTTATTCTGAATCTTTTGGTGTTTCTGTAAATTCTTTCTTAGGTTTGTGGTCCTTGTGATGACGTGGGCGGTGAGGTCTCTCAGACTTTTCGCCTTTTTCATCACGTTCAGGTTTTGGAGGACGAGGAAGAAGGGCTTTCATAGAAGCATCCACACGTCCTTTTTCATCAATCTTGATAACCTTAACATCAACTTCATCCCCGATTGCTACCAAGTCTTCGACATTATTGGTACGCGTCCAAGCCATCTCAGAGATATGAACAAGGGCATCTGTCTTATCAAAGAGGTTAACAAAGGCACCAAATTTCTCGATACGAACGACTTTAGCACGGTAAACTTCATCCACTTTGGCTTCACGGACCAAACCAGCAATAATTTCTTTAGCACGATTGATGGCATCTTGGTCGCTAGAGTAGATAGATACATTTCCTTCTTCATCGATATCAATCTTAACGCCTGTTTCAGCGATAATCTTGTCGATGGTTTCTCCACCCTTACCGATGACAATCTTAATCTTGTCCACATCAATCTTGATGGTATCAATTTTCGGAGCAGTTGGAGCCAATTCTGGACGAACTTCTGGAATGGTTGCTTCAATCACATCAAGGATTTCAAAACGGGCTTTCTTGGCTTGAGCAAGAGCCTCAGTCAAGATTTCTGCAGTAATCCCTTGAATCTTGATATCCATTTGAAGGGCTGTAATCCCGTCACGAGTACCCGCAACCTTGAAGTCCATGTCTCCAAAGTGGTCTTCCAAACCTTGGATATCTGTCAAGACAGTGTAGTTGTTTCCATCTGAGATAAGTCCCATGGCAATACCAGCTACTGGCGCCTTGATTGGCACACCACCAGCCATAAGGGCAAGAGTTCCAGCACAGATAGAAGCCTGAGAAGAAGAACCGTTTGATTCCAAGACTTCTGCTACCAAACGGATAGCATATGGGAATTCTTCCAAACTTGGCAAGACTTGAGCAAGAGCACGCTCACCAAGAGCACCGTGACCGATTTCACGACGACCTGGTGCACCGTAACGACCAGTTTCCCCAACAGAGTATTGTGGGAAGTTATAGTGGTGCATAAAGCGTTTCTTGTACTCTGGATCCAAACCATCAATGATTTGAGTTTCACCCATCGGAGCCAAGGTCAAGACTGAAAGAGCCTGAGTTTGCCCACGAGTAAAGAGACCAGAGCCGTGCACACGAGGAAGGAAGTCAACAACCGCATCCAAAGGACGGATTTCATCGACCTTACGACCGTCAGGACGCACCTTGTCTTCTGTAATCAAACGGCGCACTTCAGCGTGTTCCATTTGTTCCAAGATTTCAGCCACATCACGCATGATGCGGTCAAATTCTTCGTGATCTGCATATTTTTCTTCATAAACAGCAGTGACTTGGTCTTTGACTGCTTGAGTTGCAGCTTCACGAGCCAATTTTTCTTCTACTTGAACTGCCTTTTGAAGGTCACTATTGTAGGCTGCGATGATTTCAGTCTGTAATTCAGCGTCTACATGAAGCAACTCTACTTCTGCTTTTTCCTTACCAACTGCGGCAACGATTTCTTCTTGGAAGGCAATCAATTCTTTAACAGCTTCATGCCCTTTAAGAAGGGCTTCCAGCATGATTTCTTCTGACAATTCTTTAGCACCAGACTCTACCATGTTGATGGCGTGCTTGGTACCAGCTACTGTCAATTCAAGGAGAGATTGTTCTGCTTGTTCTTGACTAGGGTTGATGATGATTTGGCCATCTACATAGCCCACCTGTACCCCAGCAATTGGGCCGTCAAATGGGATATCTGAAATAGAGAGTGCCAAGGATGAACCAAACATAGCAGCCATTGGTGCAGATGCATTTTCATCATAAGAAAGCACGGTGTTGATGACTTGTACTTCATTACGGAAACCTTCCGCAAACATTGGTCGGATTGGACGGTCAATCAAACGCGCTGTCAATGTCGCATCTGTTGAAGGACGTCCTTCACGTTTCATAAAGCCACCAGGAAACTTCCCAGCCGCATACATTTTTTCTTCATAGTTGACTTGAAGGGGGAAGAAATCCCCAGTTGCCATTTTCTTAGACATAACGGCAGCAGTCAAGACAGTTGACTCACCGTAACGCACGACAACAGAGCCATTTGCTTGCTTAGCAACCTGACCAGTCTCTACAATTAACTCACGACCCGCAAAAGTCGTTTGAAACACTTGTTTTGTCATTTTAATCCCCTTTGGATTGATGAAATTATACGCCTTGCCTACAAAAATCAAGATACTAAGCCGTCAAGCAACTCAAAGGAAAATAGGAAATCGAACGACGGAGCAACTGCTCCTAGGCA
The Streptococcus toyakuensis genome window above contains:
- a CDS encoding GNAT family N-acetyltransferase yields the protein MIQARNKLSQEELSEAKKLINYCQNYDGTYRDPYLSNMLNFDPNMPAFFLYYEKGELVGLLTVYADDQDVEVTILVHPDHRHQGIARALFTSFEKETASFSIRSVTFQTERIFLERHPDFASNWGLVEDEDTETWLGKDRKPYQLANFSNLEVLLADSSYQEQISQLKFQAFSEEHESREIVDRYVAEALKDPESRLYILLKDGQVIGTCTVDLSTNTNYFYGLAISEPERGKGYGSYLAKSLVNQLIEQNDKEFQIAVEDSNVGAKRLYEKIGFVKQTQVVYLNAKGARDSEV
- the pnp gene encoding polyribonucleotide nucleotidyltransferase; the protein is MTKQVFQTTFAGRELIVETGQVAKQANGSVVVRYGESTVLTAAVMSKKMATGDFFPLQVNYEEKMYAAGKFPGGFMKREGRPSTDATLTARLIDRPIRPMFAEGFRNEVQVINTVLSYDENASAPMAAMFGSSLALSISDIPFDGPIAGVQVGYVDGQIIINPSQEQAEQSLLELTVAGTKHAINMVESGAKELSEEIMLEALLKGHEAVKELIAFQEEIVAAVGKEKAEVELLHVDAELQTEIIAAYNSDLQKAVQVEEKLAREAATQAVKDQVTAVYEEKYADHEEFDRIMRDVAEILEQMEHAEVRRLITEDKVRPDGRKVDEIRPLDAVVDFLPRVHGSGLFTRGQTQALSVLTLAPMGETQIIDGLDPEYKKRFMHHYNFPQYSVGETGRYGAPGRREIGHGALGERALAQVLPSLEEFPYAIRLVAEVLESNGSSSQASICAGTLALMAGGVPIKAPVAGIAMGLISDGNNYTVLTDIQGLEDHFGDMDFKVAGTRDGITALQMDIKIQGITAEILTEALAQAKKARFEILDVIEATIPEVRPELAPTAPKIDTIKIDVDKIKIVIGKGGETIDKIIAETGVKIDIDEEGNVSIYSSDQDAINRAKEIIAGLVREAKVDEVYRAKVVRIEKFGAFVNLFDKTDALVHISEMAWTRTNNVEDLVAIGDEVDVKVIKIDEKGRVDASMKALLPRPPKPERDEKGEKSERPHRPRHHKDHKPKKEFTETPKDSE
- the cysE gene encoding serine O-acetyltransferase, with amino-acid sequence MGWWRETIDIVKENDPAARTTLEVLLTYPGVKALAAHRLSHFLWKHGFKLLARMHSQFWRFWTQIEIHPGAQIDSGVFIDHGSGLVIGETAIVEKGVMLYHGVTLGGTGKDCGKRHPTVRKGALISAHAQVIGPVEIGENAKVGAAAVVVADVPSDVTVVGIPAKIVRVHGQKDEPTIHEVEEKREYYVNKLEQSKDASHRSSGL